From the Candidatus Methanoperedens sp. genome, the window AACATCCATGAAATTTGCAGGATCGCCTCCATGCTGCTTGATCATGTCCAGGGTCGCCATTGCAAGACCCGCACCATTGACTATGCACCCGATATCCCCATCAAGACCCACGTAGCTCATCCCGTTTTTCTTTGCAAGAGCAGCAAGTGCGTCAGGTTCTTCTCCCTCAACATCCTGCCTGAAAAGAGCATTATCGTCTACTATCATCTTTGCGTCAAGAGCAAAAATCCCTTCAGTTGTCAAAGCAAGAGGGTTGATCTCCGCAAGTATGCAATCATTATCTATAAAAACGTGATACAGCTTTTTAATCACTTCAGCGATCCCGGCTGAATTTTCCCTGTCCAGGAAAGACGCAAGGTTCCTTGCCTGATAATCGTGTATCCCGGTGAGCGGGTTAATGTGTACCCGCATGATCTTTTCCTGTGAAATTCTGGAGATCTCCTCGATATCGACACCGCCTTCCTGGCTGACAATTATGATGGGACGGCGCGCCGACCTATCGATGGTTATCCCAAGGTACATCTCCTTTTCTGCTTTCTTATATTCCTCGACAAGGACTTTTCTTACAGGCATTCCTTTTATTGACATGCCAAGAATCCGCCGGGCTTCCTTTACTGCATCAACCTGGTTTGATGCGACAGCAATACCGCCTGCCTTCCCCCGCCCTCCTGTGGCGACCTGCGCTTTTACGACTACAACACCAAGTTTTACTGCATTTTCCCTGGCATCATTGGGATCAATAATCACATTTCCTTTTGGTATCGGAATGCCGTATTTTAAAAATATATCCTTGGCTGCGTATTCATAGAGTTTCATGACCAACACCCCTTTTCTGGTTTGACAGTACCATCTAAATGATAGTTTATCAAAAGGAATTTAAATAGGTATCTACAATTGTAGTGCAAACCAATGGAAGTGTCCTGATTTTGCCAATTCATTTATTGTCTCTTGCAGATTTATCTTATATCGATATTATTTCAATACTTGAAACGGCATCTGACCTGAAGGAAAAAAGGGAAAGGGGAAAAACCCAGGACACCTTGAAAAATAGATCACTCGGTATGCTTTTTGAAAAATCATCTACCCGCACCCGCATATCATTCGAGGTAGCTATGACTGAACTTGGAGGCCATGCGATCTATCTGAATTATAAAGATATGCAGCTCGGGCGGGGGGAATCCCTCCCGGATACCGCACGTGTGATGTCGCGCTATGTTCATGCCATCATGGGCCGTGTGTACAAACATGAGACCCTCGTAGAACTTTCAAAACACGCTACCATACCTGTTATCAATGGCCTGTCTGACCTTGAACATCCCTGCCAGTTACTTGCCGACCTTATGACGATCCGTGAATACAAAGGAAAATTCAAAGGACTGAATTTCACCTGGGTCGGGGATGGAAATAATGTATGCAATTCTGCCATTCTTGCTTGCGCCCTCATGGGCATGAAAATGACAGCGGCATGTCCCCCGGGATATGAGCCAGAGTCCGGGATCGTGGAAAAGGCAAAGGAACTCGGTGGAATAATCAATGTCATCGGCGACCCCGTGAAAGCCGCCAAGAATGCCGACATCCTGTACACAGATGTATGGGTCTCAATGGGGAACGAAGAAGAATATGACAAGAGGATGCATGACCTGCGGCGATACCAGATCAACAGTAAGCTTTTAGAACAGGCCAAGCATGATGTGATGGTACTCCACTGCCTTCCGGCACACAGGGGCGAAGAGATCACTGCGGATGTGGTCGATGGACCGAACTCTGCTGTGTTTGACCAGGCAGAGAACAGGCTGCATACGCAGAAAGCACTGCTCCTGAAATTATTGTCTTAACCCTTATTGCGGGGGCAAAGGCGTAGGATTCAGGGGTATACGAAACATAACATAAGATTTATGACTAAGAATCACGAAAAAAGCATAGAAAACGTTGGAATTTATCCGATATATAACTTACGCGATGTATGGCGTAAAATGCGAGGGTCGCCCAGTCCGGTCAAAGGCGTTAGCTTCAGGGGCTAATCCCGCAGGGGTTCGTGGGTTCAAATCCCATCCCTCGCATAAAATCTCATTTCTGGTTACTTCTTTAGAGGACATGTTCGAGAAAATGTTCAGAGAGATGAGAAATTCACCGGATGCTGTGCTCAAATAAAATAAGATATATTTTTGTACATACCTCTCAATTAAGACCATATTCTCGTATCCAAAAATCAAGGAATGAATATAATGGAACCTTACTTTCACCTGAAGGGCAGTTATAAAACAAGCGCCGACGCATCCGCTGCACGCGCTGAAATCGAAAAGTTCATTGAAGAAGCAAAAACAACTATACTGCAAAAAGGCGTCCCAGCAGGGAGAGGCGCGAGGATTCTTGAATGGGACATCAGGGATAACAGCGTGTTCTTCGATATAGAATCGGACCGATACCTTCGAGCCCATGATGCCTTCATAAGGCTTCGCAAGCCCCTCGCAGGCGTACTTGGTAAGGAATACAGGATAGGAGTAAGAGGGGCGGAAATCGAGGAATTCATAGTTTCATTGCCTTCCGAACAGCAGCTGCAGGCCAAAAAAATACCCCATGTGAAAACAATCGAATTCAAAGAAGGGATGATAACCCTCTCGCTCGATGTCGGGGAAGCCGAACTTGAGAACAAGGTTCCCGACAGGATTATCTCTCTCATCGAGGACAAGATAGCGGCGCAAAGCTTCGGCGGCAAGGCTGAGCACTGGAGCCTGATGTGGGAAAGCCCCAGGAAAGAGATGAAATTCAAAGCAGACCCGACGGTTGAGGCCGAAAAGAGGGGATGGATAAGGCGCTCAGTTGGCCGCGGCCAGTGGATACACGGGGCTCAGATGACCCGCATCTTCAGGACATTTGAGCAGATCGTCCTGGAAGAGGTGATAGAGCCCCTTGGTTACACAGAGATGCTATTCCCAAAGCTTGACCCGTGGGACGTATTGAAACATTCAGGTCATGCAAAGGGCGTGTATCCTGAGATATATTACGTCTGCCCCCCAAAGACAAGAGACCCCGCATTCTGGGAGGAGGTTATTGATTCTTACAAGGTCACACTTGAAGTGCCCCTTGACCTCATCGCCGAGAAGATCGATAAACCCCTCGGCGCCATGTGCTATGCCCAATGCCCGTCATTCTGGCCATTCCTTCAGGGAAAGACCATCGCAGAAGATTCCCTTCCCATTAAGGTTTTTGACCGCTCCGGCACATCGCACAGGTATGAGAGCGGCGGCATACATGGCATGGAGAGGGTGGATGAATTCCACAGGATAGAGCTTGTTTTCATAGGCACCCAGGAGCAGGTCACCGCCCATTCAAAGAATATGCAGGAATGCTACAAGCGAATCTTCAATGACATACTTGACCTTGAATGGAGAATGGCATGGGTCACACCCTGGTTCATGGCCCAGGAAGGGCTTACCGGGCTTGCCGAGAAAAAGGATGTGGGTACCATTGATTTCGAGGCGCCGCTGCCATATCGCGGAAAAGACGGCGAGTGGCTTGAGTTCCAGAACCTGAGCATCAATGGCGATAAGTATCCAAAGGGCTTCAATGTGAAATCTCAGTCAGGAAAGGAGGTATGGAGCGGATGCTCCGGCATCGGACTTGAGAGGTGGGCGAGCACGTTCTTTGCACAGAAAGGATTTGATCAGAAGGACTGGCCGGATAAGTTCATGGAGAAGGTAGGGGAGATGCCGAAAGGGATAAGGTTCATGTGAAAAAATGACTCACAAAACCTTAAAATAGCATAGTCTCCAACTTAAATACCGGGTGAAGTGTTTGCATGAGTATAAACTTTTCATAAATGGCGAATGGACAGAATCAAGCACGGGAGAGACTTTTGATGATATCAACCCGGCAACCCTCGATGTGATAGCGAAACTCCATAAGGCATCAAAGGAGGACGTGTCTCGCGCAGTTGACAGCGCGGAGGATGCCTTTGACGCGTGGAGCTGCACGCCTGCCCCCAGGCGTGCGAAGATACTTTTCAGCGCTGCAAGGATGCTTGAGGAGCGAAAGGAAGAGCTTGCGCGTCTCATGACGGCTGAGATGGGAAAAATCCTGAAGGAAACACGGGGTGATGTCCAGGAAGCCATCGATATAACATATTATGCAGCTGGTGAGGGGCGCCGTCTCCTCGGCGAGACCACGCCTTCCGAATTACCTGACAAATTCGCCATGACCGTTCGCCGACCGATAGGTGTGGTCGGGCTGATCACTCCCTGGAATTTTCCAATAGCGATACCTGCATGGAAAATAATGCCTGCGCTCATATCCGGAAACACGATCGTGTTCAAGCCCGCAAGCGATACGCCGCTGCTGTCAATTGAACTCGTTAAAATTCTTGCTGAAGCAGGACTTCCGGAGGGCGTTTTAAATCTCGTGATGGGAGAAGGCAAGAGCGTGGGCGGGGCGATCGTCCATGACAGGAAGATCCGTGCGGTATCTTTCACGGGCTCGCTTGCGACAGGCAAATGGATACTTGGCGAGGCAGGCAAGGATATGAAAAGAGTTTCTCTTGAACTCGGCGGGAAAAATCCTATTATAGTGATGGATGATGCCAACCTCGATCTTGCCATCGATGGCGTCCTGTGGGGGGCTTTCGGGACTACTGGACAGCGCTGCACCGCCGCAAGCCGCGTTATAGTGCATGAAAAAATACTGCCCGAATTCCAGAAGAGATTCATTCAGAGGACAAAACGGCTAAAGCTGGGTAATGGTCTTGATGAAAATATTGATGTCGGGCCGGTCATCAATGGTTCGCAGCTTCAAAAAATCGCAAAGTATGTCGCGATCGGAAAAGATGAAGGAGCAAAACTGGCGCTTGGAGGAAATACAATAAAGCCACTGCCGGGATACTTTTTTGAGCCCACCATTTTTACAGATGTCGCTCCTGATATGCGGATAGCGCAGGAAGAGATATTTGGACCTGTGGTATCTCTGATCAAGGCCGGAGACCTTGACGAGGCGATAAACATCGCCAACTCGGTGGAATACGGTCTCTCTTCTTCCATCTATACGGAAAACATGACAAGCGCATTCAGGGCGATTGAAAAAATCGAAGCTGGTATCACGTATGTAAACGCCCCGACGATAGGTTCTGAGATCCACCTGCCCTTTGGGGGTGTGAAATCCACAGGGAACGGCACGCGTGAAGCCGGTACAACCGCTATAGAGGAGTTCACGGAGCTAAAAACAGTATATTTCGATTACAGCGGAAAACTTCAGAAAGCGCAGATAGACATAGAGTAGGAGGGATCATGAGGAAACCAGGAAAAAAATCCAGAGATATCATAGACAGGGACGCCAAGGTCATGTCGGCGCTGACGCGCCCCTATGAATTGGTTGTCGACCATGCTGAAGGCTCAACGATTTTTGATGTTGACGGTAACAAATACATTGATTTTGCATCAAGCGTGGCAGTAATGAATATCGGCTATAATAATAAAAAAGTCAGAGAAGCGGTATGCGGGCAGATGGAAAAAATGGTTCACTGCGGTTTCTCCGATTTCAATGCTGAGATTCCGGTCAAGCTGTCAGAAAAGCTCTGCCGGATGACGGGATATGAGAAGGTATTTCTATCTAATTCAGGCGCTGAGTCAGTCGAGGCGGCCATGAAACTTGCATTCTGGTACACGAAAAGGAACAGCATGGTGGCGTTCTACCGGGCCTTCCATGGAAGGACGCTCGGCGCGCTCTCGCTGACAAGTTCCAGAATCCGCCATAAGGAGCATTTCCCATCATTGCGGGTCATTCACTCAGACTATGCTTACTGCTACCGATGTCCGCTTGACCTCGAATATCCGCAGTGCGGCATATCCTGCGCAAAGGAGATCGAGCGAACCATCTTCAAGCGAGAACTCTCGCCCGAGGACACCGCAGCCATTGTTACGGAGCCCATACAGGGGGAGGGTGGGTTCATCGTACCGCCTGCCGAGTTCCATAAGGAGATAAGGAGGATATGCGATGAGAACAACATCCTGATGATAGCAGATGAAGTCCAAAGCGGCGGTTTCAGGACAGGAAAATTCATGGCACTTGAGAATTTTGGCGTGCGGGCGGATATCGTGTGCATGTCCAAATCCATCGGCGGGGGAATACCTCTTGGCGCGACGTTATCTACCAGTAAGATAATGAGCTGGCCTTCAGGAGCCCATGCCAATACCTTTGGGGGCAATCTGCTTGCGTCTGCCGGAGGGCTTGCAACTCTTGAGTTCATGGAAAGCAACAGGCTCGGCGATAAGGCGGTTGAGAAAGGAAATTACCTGGTAAAGCGCCTGAACGAACTCAAGGAGCAATATCCGATAATTGGGGATGTCCGGGGCATCGGCCTTATGATCGGCGTGGAATTCGTTGAGGAAAATAAGGACCCAGCTGCCGAAAAGCGCAACTGGATCGTAAAGCAGGCCCTTGATGAAGGGCTGATCCTGCTCCCTGCAGGTGACTCTGTTATCAGATTCGTGCCTCCCCTCGTGATTTCAAGCGATGAGATAGATAAAGGTCTTGAAATATTTGAGAATTCGCTCAAAACGGTGAGGTAAAGCATTTCGAGTAAAAAATAGCAGAATCTAAATAAGCCAACGGGTCTATCCAGATTCCCTATGCGCGAATTCATCCTCTACTCCAGGACAGGCAGTACAGGTCCTCGATTCAAGAGCCTCATAGAAGCCGGCAGGCTGGACGTAGTGTATCAGTGCATATTGATGTCCCTCTTTATGTCGCATTCTATCAGGAGGGATGTGATTTTCCATGCCATCCTCGGAGGCCCCCCATCACCACCTCTTGAACTTGTTGTTGACGGGAGGGATCTGAGAGATGCAAGGCTGGATGAGAGGACGTGGGAAGACATATTGAGGAATATCCTTTCAGGCAGGTCGCATCCTGGGGTTCATGTCCAGAAGAAAAGCCTGCAGCAATTGGT encodes:
- the sucC gene encoding ADP-forming succinate--CoA ligase subunit beta; amino-acid sequence: MKLYEYAAKDIFLKYGIPIPKGNVIIDPNDARENAVKLGVVVVKAQVATGGRGKAGGIAVASNQVDAVKEARRILGMSIKGMPVRKVLVEEYKKAEKEMYLGITIDRSARRPIIIVSQEGGVDIEEISRISQEKIMRVHINPLTGIHDYQARNLASFLDRENSAGIAEVIKKLYHVFIDNDCILAEINPLALTTEGIFALDAKMIVDDNALFRQDVEGEEPDALAALAKKNGMSYVGLDGDIGCIVNGAGLAMATLDMIKQHGGDPANFMDVRAGANAEQVKTALRIVSSNKNVKTVLINIFGGLTKCDEVARGIIDAGSEINLPIVIRLAGTNEEKGRAMLEGLGITFAMSTEEAAGRVIELGNPDQ
- the argF gene encoding ornithine carbamoyltransferase, encoding MPIHLLSLADLSYIDIISILETASDLKEKRERGKTQDTLKNRSLGMLFEKSSTRTRISFEVAMTELGGHAIYLNYKDMQLGRGESLPDTARVMSRYVHAIMGRVYKHETLVELSKHATIPVINGLSDLEHPCQLLADLMTIREYKGKFKGLNFTWVGDGNNVCNSAILACALMGMKMTAACPPGYEPESGIVEKAKELGGIINVIGDPVKAAKNADILYTDVWVSMGNEEEYDKRMHDLRRYQINSKLLEQAKHDVMVLHCLPAHRGEEITADVVDGPNSAVFDQAENRLHTQKALLLKLLS
- a CDS encoding serine--tRNA ligase, with translation MEPYFHLKGSYKTSADASAARAEIEKFIEEAKTTILQKGVPAGRGARILEWDIRDNSVFFDIESDRYLRAHDAFIRLRKPLAGVLGKEYRIGVRGAEIEEFIVSLPSEQQLQAKKIPHVKTIEFKEGMITLSLDVGEAELENKVPDRIISLIEDKIAAQSFGGKAEHWSLMWESPRKEMKFKADPTVEAEKRGWIRRSVGRGQWIHGAQMTRIFRTFEQIVLEEVIEPLGYTEMLFPKLDPWDVLKHSGHAKGVYPEIYYVCPPKTRDPAFWEEVIDSYKVTLEVPLDLIAEKIDKPLGAMCYAQCPSFWPFLQGKTIAEDSLPIKVFDRSGTSHRYESGGIHGMERVDEFHRIELVFIGTQEQVTAHSKNMQECYKRIFNDILDLEWRMAWVTPWFMAQEGLTGLAEKKDVGTIDFEAPLPYRGKDGEWLEFQNLSINGDKYPKGFNVKSQSGKEVWSGCSGIGLERWASTFFAQKGFDQKDWPDKFMEKVGEMPKGIRFM
- a CDS encoding aldehyde dehydrogenase family protein; the encoded protein is MKCLHEYKLFINGEWTESSTGETFDDINPATLDVIAKLHKASKEDVSRAVDSAEDAFDAWSCTPAPRRAKILFSAARMLEERKEELARLMTAEMGKILKETRGDVQEAIDITYYAAGEGRRLLGETTPSELPDKFAMTVRRPIGVVGLITPWNFPIAIPAWKIMPALISGNTIVFKPASDTPLLSIELVKILAEAGLPEGVLNLVMGEGKSVGGAIVHDRKIRAVSFTGSLATGKWILGEAGKDMKRVSLELGGKNPIIVMDDANLDLAIDGVLWGAFGTTGQRCTAASRVIVHEKILPEFQKRFIQRTKRLKLGNGLDENIDVGPVINGSQLQKIAKYVAIGKDEGAKLALGGNTIKPLPGYFFEPTIFTDVAPDMRIAQEEIFGPVVSLIKAGDLDEAINIANSVEYGLSSSIYTENMTSAFRAIEKIEAGITYVNAPTIGSEIHLPFGGVKSTGNGTREAGTTAIEEFTELKTVYFDYSGKLQKAQIDIE
- a CDS encoding aminotransferase class III-fold pyridoxal phosphate-dependent enzyme codes for the protein MRKPGKKSRDIIDRDAKVMSALTRPYELVVDHAEGSTIFDVDGNKYIDFASSVAVMNIGYNNKKVREAVCGQMEKMVHCGFSDFNAEIPVKLSEKLCRMTGYEKVFLSNSGAESVEAAMKLAFWYTKRNSMVAFYRAFHGRTLGALSLTSSRIRHKEHFPSLRVIHSDYAYCYRCPLDLEYPQCGISCAKEIERTIFKRELSPEDTAAIVTEPIQGEGGFIVPPAEFHKEIRRICDENNILMIADEVQSGGFRTGKFMALENFGVRADIVCMSKSIGGGIPLGATLSTSKIMSWPSGAHANTFGGNLLASAGGLATLEFMESNRLGDKAVEKGNYLVKRLNELKEQYPIIGDVRGIGLMIGVEFVEENKDPAAEKRNWIVKQALDEGLILLPAGDSVIRFVPPLVISSDEIDKGLEIFENSLKTVR
- a CDS encoding tRNA (pseudouridine(54)-N(1))-methyltransferase TrmY, with amino-acid sequence MREFILYSRTGSTGPRFKSLIEAGRLDVVYQCILMSLFMSHSIRRDVIFHAILGGPPSPPLELVVDGRDLRDARLDERTWEDILRNILSGRSHPGVHVQKKSLQQLVKEKSNIFVLEESGESIRTIDLGTDPVFVLGDQVGLPRKDEEFVLRYGKKVSIGQKAYLASACVGIINYILDQREIRVPP